From Cellulosimicrobium sp. ES-005, one genomic window encodes:
- a CDS encoding 2,3-bisphosphoglycerate-dependent phosphoglycerate mutase encodes MRHGQSTFNAGDRFTGLLDVPLSDVGVAEAGRAARLLADAVAREPALAPRRVVTSPLVRAATTAAIVADALPGPPPLAVEWRLVERHYGAFTDKPRDVVRRDYGEAAYWRYRRSYLHRPPPLAADDPARPLVDGTLLRLPDAARAALRPDAESLADVVERLRPFWAETRAALARGEAVLVVGHGNSLRALSVLVDDLTPEEVQDLDVPTGHPLVHRFAPGRDGTHVPEVRGGTYLDAHGAEHALGDLRSRGGT; translated from the coding sequence GTGCGCCACGGGCAGAGCACGTTCAACGCGGGCGACCGCTTCACCGGCCTCCTCGACGTGCCGCTCTCGGACGTCGGGGTCGCCGAGGCCGGGCGCGCGGCCCGGCTGCTCGCCGACGCCGTCGCGCGCGAGCCCGCCCTGGCGCCGCGCCGCGTCGTCACGTCCCCGCTCGTGCGCGCCGCGACGACGGCCGCGATCGTCGCCGACGCGCTGCCCGGCCCGCCGCCGCTCGCGGTCGAGTGGCGCCTCGTCGAGCGCCACTACGGCGCGTTCACGGACAAGCCGCGCGACGTCGTCCGGCGCGACTACGGCGAGGCCGCCTACTGGCGCTACCGCCGCTCCTACCTGCACCGACCACCGCCGCTCGCGGCGGACGACCCCGCGCGTCCGCTCGTCGACGGCACCCTGCTGCGCCTGCCCGACGCCGCGCGCGCCGCCCTGCGCCCCGACGCCGAGTCGCTCGCGGACGTCGTCGAACGGCTGCGTCCCTTCTGGGCGGAGACGCGCGCGGCGCTCGCCCGGGGCGAGGCGGTCCTCGTCGTCGGGCACGGCAACTCGCTGCGCGCGCTGTCCGTGCTCGTGGACGACCTCACGCCCGAGGAGGTCCAGGACCTCGACGTCCCCACCGGCCACCCGCTCGTCCACCGCTTCGCTCCCGGCCGCGACGGCACGCACGTCCCGGAGGTCCGGGGCGGCACCTACCTCGACGCGCACGGTGCCGAGCACGCGCTCGGCGACCTCAGGTCCCGCGGCGGCACCTGA
- a CDS encoding AAA family ATPase, whose protein sequence is MPRPSSRAPFVARAAELDALSAAVERARRGEPGVVLVGADAGVGKTRLLTRAAELAAGSGATVVWSHCVDLGEVGLPYLPFSEALTTLRAQHPAVDETVAARPALARLLDAGTPADDEQSQGERLQLFESIAAALAASGTAEAPLVLVVEDLHWADPSSRDVLRFVVARLRAEHVLVVASYRADDLHRRHPLRPVLAELLRHPRVEHVQLSPFTEGELREFTTALAGAPLLPDAFESVRTRSEGNAYFAEELVESGLDDELPWSLADVLRARLEVLDPAGQHLVRVASVSGRQVSEPLLRAALARDAADGEAATGRSFDAALREAIAHHVLAVEGDGARDTVVFRHALLAEAVASDLLPGERVGVHRAYLAALDDDPGLGSPALRAHHALAAHDLPAALTASRAAARKAARVLAPAEELRHLEQVLALWQAVPDAADLLGEDRVTVALAAAGAASRAGEPDRAVALARKVVEGTAGDPMRQASLRHVLSRYLLGTEEVEETLAHTEAALAVLPEEPPSLDRAWTLAMRARAAMNADLDELAAEVAAQALDVAHRLDAPDVEADVLTTMAILEVADDDRAAVLLAQARERAVEAGDILTELRCWYNIAANRYYAGRIDEALQVTADGLDRARATGLGWSAYGVELRLFRDLVRYVLGDLTPTETTGETMPEGSAPQLSCVQLYAAVARGDDDALARGTALRRDWFRDGQIALISGGCSIDALTWAGRDEEAVALAVELVDHLGRTWSDYFLGRIWISALALAALADAADAARLQGASGTGQVAALVARGDELLEAARTTAERGRPRGGRLGPEGRAWLARAAAEHSRLTGEDDPALWEETTRLFDYGYRYEVARSRFRWAQALLGAGDRNAAEIEAAQALEEAESMGAAPLAEAVRALGRRGRLDLPGVRRSTTAVLTEREEEVLLLVAQGLTNRQIGERLFISAKTVSVHVSNVLAKLGASGRAEAVSLAHQRGLLEV, encoded by the coding sequence GTGCCACGCCCCTCCTCGCGCGCGCCCTTCGTGGCCCGCGCCGCCGAGCTCGACGCGCTCTCCGCGGCGGTCGAGCGCGCGCGCCGGGGCGAACCCGGCGTGGTGCTCGTGGGCGCCGACGCCGGGGTCGGCAAGACGCGCCTCCTCACGCGTGCGGCGGAGCTCGCCGCCGGGAGCGGCGCGACCGTCGTCTGGAGCCACTGCGTGGACCTCGGCGAGGTCGGTCTTCCGTACCTGCCCTTCTCCGAAGCTCTGACGACGCTGCGCGCGCAGCACCCCGCGGTCGACGAGACCGTCGCGGCGCGGCCCGCGCTCGCGCGCCTGCTCGACGCCGGGACGCCCGCGGACGACGAGCAGAGCCAGGGCGAGCGCCTCCAGCTCTTCGAGAGCATCGCGGCCGCGCTCGCCGCGTCGGGGACCGCCGAGGCGCCGCTCGTGCTCGTCGTCGAGGACCTGCACTGGGCGGACCCGTCGAGCCGCGACGTCCTGCGCTTCGTCGTCGCGCGCCTGCGCGCGGAGCACGTCCTCGTCGTCGCGAGCTACCGCGCGGACGACCTGCACCGTCGCCACCCCCTGCGCCCCGTCCTCGCGGAGCTCCTGCGCCACCCGCGCGTCGAGCACGTGCAGCTCTCCCCCTTCACCGAGGGCGAGCTGCGCGAGTTCACCACCGCGCTCGCGGGCGCTCCCCTGCTGCCCGACGCGTTCGAGTCCGTCCGGACGCGCTCCGAGGGCAACGCGTACTTCGCCGAGGAGCTCGTCGAGTCGGGCCTCGACGACGAGCTGCCCTGGTCCCTCGCGGACGTCCTGCGCGCCCGCCTCGAGGTGCTCGACCCCGCCGGGCAGCACCTCGTGCGCGTCGCGTCGGTGTCCGGGCGCCAGGTGAGCGAGCCGCTCCTGCGCGCCGCTCTCGCGCGCGACGCCGCGGACGGCGAGGCGGCCACCGGGCGCTCGTTCGACGCCGCGCTGCGCGAGGCCATCGCCCACCACGTGCTCGCGGTCGAGGGGGACGGCGCACGCGACACGGTCGTGTTCCGTCACGCGCTGCTCGCCGAGGCCGTCGCGTCCGACCTGCTGCCGGGCGAGCGCGTCGGCGTGCACCGCGCCTACCTCGCCGCGCTCGACGACGACCCGGGGCTCGGGTCGCCCGCGCTGCGCGCGCACCACGCGCTCGCCGCGCACGACCTCCCGGCCGCGCTCACGGCGTCGCGCGCCGCCGCCCGCAAGGCCGCGCGCGTGCTCGCGCCGGCGGAGGAGCTGCGGCACCTCGAGCAGGTGCTCGCGCTCTGGCAGGCGGTGCCCGACGCTGCGGACCTCCTCGGCGAGGACCGCGTCACCGTCGCGCTCGCCGCGGCCGGGGCAGCGAGCCGTGCCGGCGAGCCGGACCGCGCGGTCGCGCTCGCGCGCAAGGTCGTCGAGGGCACCGCGGGCGACCCGATGCGCCAGGCGTCGCTGCGGCACGTCCTGTCGCGGTACCTGCTCGGCACGGAGGAGGTCGAGGAGACCCTCGCCCACACCGAGGCCGCGCTCGCCGTGCTCCCGGAGGAGCCGCCGTCGCTCGACCGCGCGTGGACGCTCGCGATGCGGGCGCGCGCCGCGATGAACGCCGACCTCGACGAGCTCGCCGCGGAGGTCGCGGCGCAGGCCCTCGACGTCGCGCACCGGCTCGACGCGCCCGACGTCGAGGCGGACGTGCTCACCACGATGGCGATCCTCGAGGTCGCGGACGACGACCGCGCCGCGGTGCTGCTCGCCCAGGCCCGGGAGCGCGCCGTCGAGGCGGGCGACATCCTCACCGAGCTGCGCTGCTGGTACAACATCGCGGCGAACCGCTACTACGCGGGCCGCATCGACGAGGCGCTGCAGGTGACGGCCGACGGCCTCGACCGGGCGCGCGCGACCGGGCTCGGCTGGAGCGCGTACGGCGTCGAGCTGCGCCTGTTCCGCGACCTCGTGCGCTACGTGCTCGGCGACCTCACGCCCACCGAGACCACGGGCGAGACGATGCCCGAGGGGTCCGCCCCGCAGCTCTCGTGCGTCCAGCTCTACGCGGCGGTGGCGCGCGGCGACGACGACGCGCTCGCCCGCGGCACGGCCCTGCGGCGGGACTGGTTCCGGGACGGGCAGATCGCGCTCATCTCCGGCGGCTGCTCGATCGACGCGCTGACGTGGGCGGGGCGGGACGAGGAGGCGGTCGCGCTCGCCGTCGAGCTCGTGGACCACCTGGGCCGCACGTGGAGCGACTACTTCCTGGGCCGCATCTGGATCTCGGCGCTCGCGCTCGCCGCGCTCGCCGACGCCGCGGACGCGGCGCGCCTCCAGGGTGCGTCGGGCACCGGGCAGGTCGCGGCGCTCGTCGCGCGGGGCGACGAGCTGCTGGAGGCGGCGCGCACGACGGCGGAGCGCGGCCGACCGCGCGGCGGTCGCCTCGGGCCCGAGGGACGAGCCTGGCTCGCGCGCGCCGCGGCGGAGCACTCGCGCCTCACGGGCGAGGACGACCCGGCGCTGTGGGAGGAGACGACGCGCCTCTTCGACTACGGCTACCGGTACGAGGTCGCACGCTCGCGCTTCCGGTGGGCCCAGGCGCTGCTCGGCGCGGGCGACCGCAACGCGGCCGAGATCGAGGCGGCGCAGGCTCTCGAGGAGGCCGAGTCGATGGGCGCGGCCCCCCTCGCCGAGGCGGTGCGCGCGCTCGGGCGCCGCGGCCGGCTCGACCTGCCCGGCGTCCGGCGGTCCACCACGGCGGTCCTCACCGAGCGCGAGGAGGAGGTCCTCCTGCTCGTCGCGCAGGGCCTGACCAACCGGCAGATCGGCGAGCGCCTGTTCATCTCGGCGAAGACGGTGAGCGTCCACGTGTCCAACGTCCTGGCCAAGCTCGGCGCGTCCGGTCGCGCCGAGGCCGTCTCGCTCGCGCACCAGCGCGGGCTGCTCGAGGTCTGA
- a CDS encoding nitrate reductase, whose protein sequence is MARIDRIAEPWGTRTPYGPGEEWPVRVDSHLAEGVTGDDVERWVPSASILHSNGDGLDVAVADGRIVGVRGRAEDRVNHGRLGPKDLYGWQANASPDRLTRPLVREDGRLVPTSWDDAMRRVVDRARDLLDEQGASALGFYTSGQLFLEEYYTLGVVAHAGIGTNHVDGNTRLCTATAAAALKESFGCDGQPGSYTDVDHADVVALFGHNMAETQSVLWTRVLDRLAGPNPPAVVCVDPRPTPVARAATVHLAPRPGTNVALMNGILHEILERGWVDHDYVDRHTVGLEELTRGLADYPVDAVARICDVPADDLREAARVLGTAERLLSTVLQGFYQSHQATAAAVQVNNLHLLRGMLGRPGCGVLQMNGQPTAENTRECGADGDLAGFRNWSNPAHVEELARLWNVDPMRIPHYSPPTHAMQMFRYAEEGSLRLLWVQATNPAVSLPELARIRSVLAQDRLFLVVQDLFLTETAQLADVVLPAATWAEKTGTFTNADRTVHLSEKAVEPPGEARADLDVFLDFAERMDLRDEDGGPLVTWHDAESAFEAWKECSRGRPCDYSGLTYDLLRGAGGIQWPCDAEHPDGTERLYADGRFFAHPDVCESYGRDLVTGAPFDRTDYAAANPEGRALLRAAEYVPPHDLPTEEHPLQLVTGRTLYHFHTRTKTGRAPQLQEAAPEVWVEVSEHDAVVHGLVEGDVAEVRTRSGSVRARVRVSGIRPGVVFVPFHYGYWDTPGGHEPEEHGRAANELTPTDWDPVSKQPIFKTATAALRKVADGGGTASPAPTTTASAPLAPGVPPTRGARGATADETVPATGDRSAP, encoded by the coding sequence GTGGCACGGATCGACCGGATCGCGGAGCCGTGGGGGACGCGGACGCCGTACGGGCCGGGCGAGGAGTGGCCCGTCCGGGTCGACTCGCACCTCGCCGAGGGCGTCACCGGGGACGACGTCGAGCGGTGGGTCCCGTCGGCGTCGATCCTGCACTCGAACGGGGACGGGCTCGACGTCGCGGTCGCGGACGGCCGGATCGTCGGGGTGCGGGGCCGGGCCGAGGACCGCGTGAACCACGGGCGGCTCGGTCCCAAGGACCTGTACGGCTGGCAGGCGAACGCCTCGCCGGACCGGCTCACCCGACCGCTCGTCCGTGAGGACGGGCGGCTCGTCCCGACCTCGTGGGACGACGCGATGCGCCGGGTGGTCGACAGGGCCCGGGACCTGCTCGACGAGCAGGGCGCGAGCGCCCTGGGCTTCTACACCAGCGGCCAGCTCTTCCTCGAGGAGTACTACACGCTCGGCGTGGTCGCCCACGCCGGGATCGGGACCAACCACGTCGACGGCAACACCCGGCTGTGCACGGCGACGGCCGCCGCGGCGCTCAAGGAGTCGTTCGGGTGCGACGGGCAGCCCGGCTCGTACACCGACGTCGACCACGCGGACGTCGTCGCGCTCTTCGGCCACAACATGGCGGAGACGCAGTCCGTGCTGTGGACCCGGGTGCTGGACCGGCTCGCGGGGCCGAACCCGCCCGCCGTCGTGTGCGTCGACCCGCGCCCCACGCCGGTGGCGCGTGCCGCGACCGTGCACCTCGCGCCCCGGCCGGGGACGAACGTGGCGCTCATGAACGGGATCCTGCACGAGATCCTCGAGCGCGGCTGGGTCGACCACGACTACGTCGACCGGCACACCGTCGGGCTCGAGGAGCTGACCCGCGGGCTCGCCGACTACCCCGTCGACGCGGTGGCCCGGATCTGCGACGTCCCCGCGGACGACCTGCGCGAGGCCGCGCGGGTCCTCGGCACGGCGGAGCGGCTGCTGTCGACGGTGCTCCAGGGCTTCTACCAGTCCCACCAGGCGACGGCGGCGGCCGTGCAGGTCAACAACCTGCACCTGCTGCGCGGCATGCTCGGCCGGCCGGGCTGCGGCGTCCTGCAGATGAACGGCCAGCCGACGGCGGAGAACACGCGCGAGTGCGGCGCCGACGGGGACCTCGCGGGGTTCCGCAACTGGTCGAACCCGGCTCACGTGGAGGAGCTCGCGCGCCTCTGGAACGTCGACCCGATGCGGATCCCGCACTACTCGCCGCCGACCCACGCGATGCAGATGTTCCGGTACGCCGAGGAGGGCTCGCTCCGCCTGCTGTGGGTGCAGGCGACCAACCCCGCGGTGTCGTTGCCGGAGCTCGCGCGGATCCGGTCGGTCCTCGCCCAGGACCGGCTCTTCCTCGTGGTGCAGGACCTCTTCCTCACCGAGACGGCGCAGCTCGCCGACGTCGTGCTGCCCGCGGCGACGTGGGCCGAGAAGACGGGCACGTTCACCAACGCGGACCGCACGGTGCACCTGTCCGAGAAGGCGGTCGAGCCGCCCGGCGAGGCGCGGGCGGACCTCGACGTGTTCCTCGACTTCGCGGAGCGCATGGACCTCCGAGACGAGGACGGCGGCCCGCTCGTCACGTGGCACGACGCCGAGTCCGCGTTCGAGGCGTGGAAGGAGTGCAGCCGGGGCCGCCCGTGCGACTACTCCGGGCTCACGTACGACCTGCTGCGGGGTGCGGGCGGCATCCAGTGGCCGTGCGACGCCGAGCACCCGGACGGGACCGAGCGCCTGTACGCGGACGGGCGGTTCTTCGCCCACCCCGACGTGTGCGAGAGCTACGGGCGCGACCTCGTCACCGGGGCGCCGTTCGACCGCACCGACTACGCGGCGGCCAACCCCGAGGGGCGCGCGCTCCTGCGGGCGGCCGAGTACGTCCCGCCGCACGACCTGCCGACCGAGGAGCACCCGCTCCAGCTCGTCACGGGCCGCACGCTCTACCACTTCCACACGCGCACCAAGACGGGGCGCGCGCCGCAGCTCCAGGAGGCCGCGCCGGAGGTGTGGGTCGAGGTCTCCGAGCACGACGCCGTCGTGCACGGGCTGGTCGAGGGCGACGTCGCGGAGGTGCGCACCCGGAGCGGGAGCGTCCGGGCGCGGGTGCGCGTCAGCGGCATCCGGCCGGGCGTCGTCTTCGTCCCGTTCCACTACGGCTACTGGGACACCCCCGGCGGCCACGAGCCGGAGGAGCACGGGCGCGCCGCGAACGAGCTGACCCCCACGGACTGGGACCCGGTGTCCAAGCAGCCGATCTTCAAGACGGCGACGGCCGCGCTGCGCAAGGTCGCCGACGGCGGCGGCACGGCCTCGCCCGCCCCCACGACGACCGCCTCGGCGCCCCTCGCCCCCGGCGTGCCGCCGACGCGCGGGGCGCGCGGCGCGACCGCTGACGAGACGGTCCCCGCGACCGGAGACAGGAGCGCACCATGA
- a CDS encoding GNAT family N-acetyltransferase yields MTILVTSLFDVRPLEQEDREPALDVVWRAFGWGYRQDSADDVFAGRSIEADRTLVAVDGPGRDVVGTASAYSLRMTMPGGDLLPVAGVWMVTVAPTHRRRGVMTAMMRRQLADLAAGGEAVAALWATEAGVYGRYGYGIASWRQPIEVDLARAAYTPRARDLAARSSARLHLMSLDDALPHLTAIHDDLLGSRPGTLARDADRWQFLLGGGDGRPPAEIVVALGPEGPSGYAAYRVREGKPGLVPAGVVAVQEVSATDPATHARLWRYLLDLDLMSTLTCESRPVPDPLAHLLADHRRMHARLDEALWVRVVDVERALAARAFSAPVDLVLDVADDVAPANAGRWHVVVGAAGGTATVRRTDARADLSLDVGDLGAAHLGATPLHVLALAGRVVEHTPGAVAAASAAWSWSPTAHAAEIF; encoded by the coding sequence ATGACGATCCTCGTGACCTCCCTGTTCGACGTCCGACCGCTGGAGCAGGAGGACCGCGAGCCGGCCCTGGACGTGGTGTGGCGGGCGTTCGGGTGGGGATATCGGCAGGACTCCGCCGACGACGTCTTCGCCGGCCGCTCCATCGAGGCCGACCGCACGCTCGTCGCCGTCGACGGCCCGGGTCGCGACGTCGTCGGGACGGCGAGCGCCTACTCGCTGCGGATGACGATGCCCGGCGGGGACCTGCTGCCCGTCGCCGGGGTGTGGATGGTGACCGTCGCGCCCACCCACCGCCGGCGCGGCGTCATGACGGCGATGATGCGCCGTCAGCTCGCCGACCTCGCGGCCGGGGGCGAGGCCGTGGCCGCGCTCTGGGCGACGGAGGCCGGCGTCTACGGGCGCTACGGCTACGGGATCGCGTCGTGGCGCCAGCCGATCGAGGTCGACCTCGCACGTGCCGCGTACACGCCGCGCGCGCGGGACCTCGCAGCACGGTCGTCGGCCCGTCTGCACCTGATGTCCCTGGACGACGCCCTGCCGCACCTGACCGCGATCCACGACGACCTCCTGGGCTCGCGGCCCGGGACCCTCGCGCGCGACGCGGACCGCTGGCAGTTCCTCCTCGGCGGCGGCGACGGCCGTCCGCCGGCCGAGATCGTCGTCGCCCTCGGTCCCGAGGGCCCGAGCGGGTACGCGGCGTACCGGGTCCGTGAGGGGAAGCCCGGGCTGGTGCCGGCGGGCGTGGTCGCCGTCCAGGAGGTGAGCGCCACGGACCCGGCCACCCACGCCCGGCTCTGGCGCTACCTGCTCGACCTCGACCTCATGAGCACGCTGACGTGCGAGTCGCGGCCCGTGCCGGACCCGCTGGCCCACCTGCTCGCCGACCACCGACGGATGCACGCGCGCCTCGACGAGGCGCTGTGGGTCCGCGTCGTCGACGTCGAGCGGGCGCTCGCCGCGCGGGCCTTCTCCGCCCCCGTCGACCTCGTCCTCGACGTGGCCGACGACGTGGCTCCCGCGAACGCCGGGCGGTGGCACGTCGTCGTCGGCGCGGCGGGCGGCACGGCCACGGTGCGCCGGACCGACGCGCGCGCCGACCTGTCGCTGGACGTCGGCGACCTCGGCGCGGCCCACCTGGGCGCCACCCCGCTGCACGTCCTCGCGCTGGCGGGACGCGTCGTCGAGCACACGCCCGGCGCGGTCGCCGCCGCGTCGGCGGCCTGGTCCTGGTCGCCCACGGCGCACGCCGCGGAGATCTTCTGA
- a CDS encoding UBP-type zinc finger domain-containing protein produces MSVTGDGLDESLGAQLWAAVDPAVPPSGTGCAECDAAGGWWVHLRRCATCGHVGCCDTSPAQHATAHFQQTGHRLMRSFEPGEDWYWDYETEQVLEGPHLAAPLSRPPEQGSPAPADRVPSDWTSLIHR; encoded by the coding sequence GTGAGCGTCACGGGGGACGGGCTCGACGAGAGCCTGGGCGCGCAGCTCTGGGCCGCCGTCGACCCCGCCGTCCCGCCCAGCGGGACCGGCTGCGCCGAGTGCGACGCGGCCGGCGGGTGGTGGGTCCACCTGCGCCGCTGCGCGACGTGCGGGCACGTGGGGTGCTGCGACACGTCGCCGGCCCAGCACGCGACGGCGCACTTCCAGCAGACCGGTCACCGCCTCATGCGCTCCTTCGAGCCGGGGGAGGACTGGTACTGGGACTACGAGACCGAGCAGGTCCTCGAGGGCCCGCACCTCGCCGCGCCGCTCTCGCGCCCGCCGGAGCAGGGCTCGCCCGCCCCGGCCGACCGCGTGCCCTCCGACTGGACGTCCCTCATCCACCGCTGA